Proteins encoded together in one Candidatus Sulfotelmatobacter sp. window:
- a CDS encoding leucyl aminopeptidase, which translates to MDITISFATPAELETESLVAVVLDHAEAASSVKEKDKKPQLKVATSDPAVQSVAADLLASGEVAGKPFETNLMHRPVTMMAKRLLLVSGGGAKKFSSYELRRIAGTAVRALKSRGIRRLAFVAPSGIPAEEAVRAIVEGAHVGNFDPDYYRSDRKDQKIDELTIVAGGDKAALERAAREARIIGESQNFARDLVNEPSNRMTPSILGERAKKMSAEVGLKCEVYGADKIKELKMGAFWSVAQGSDEPPALIVMRYEPEAAPGKPVLGLVGKGITFDTGGISIKPADGMEKMKYDMAGGATMIGVMRAIALLKPKIKVIGIVCATENMPSGKAQKPGDVQIAMSGKSIEIINTDAEGRLVLADGLYYARQLGCTHLVDAATLTGAVVVALGYNNAGIFANDDDIYKRFHAANETAGEKMWRMPLDDEYKEQIRSGIADIINSGGRWGGAITAAMFLKEFAEDTPWIHLDIAGTAWMEEQKPWIAKGPSGIAVRSLVEFVKSYAE; encoded by the coding sequence ATGGACATCACAATCTCTTTCGCTACGCCCGCCGAACTTGAAACCGAATCGCTGGTAGCGGTTGTACTCGATCACGCAGAGGCCGCTTCGAGTGTGAAAGAAAAAGATAAAAAGCCGCAACTCAAAGTGGCTACTAGCGATCCTGCCGTGCAATCGGTCGCCGCCGACCTGTTGGCCAGCGGCGAAGTCGCCGGCAAACCGTTTGAGACTAACCTGATGCATCGGCCGGTCACGATGATGGCAAAGCGGCTGCTGCTGGTGAGCGGCGGGGGCGCGAAAAAGTTCTCGAGCTATGAACTGCGGCGCATCGCGGGAACTGCCGTGCGCGCGCTGAAGTCGCGCGGCATTCGCAGGTTAGCCTTCGTTGCTCCCTCTGGAATTCCCGCCGAAGAAGCGGTGCGCGCGATTGTGGAGGGCGCGCACGTGGGAAATTTCGATCCCGACTACTATCGCAGCGACCGCAAGGACCAGAAGATCGACGAACTCACAATTGTGGCGGGTGGGGACAAAGCGGCGCTGGAAAGAGCCGCCCGCGAAGCGCGGATCATCGGAGAATCGCAAAATTTCGCTCGCGATCTGGTGAATGAACCTTCGAATCGCATGACGCCGAGCATTCTGGGCGAGCGTGCGAAGAAAATGTCGGCGGAAGTCGGCTTGAAGTGCGAAGTATATGGCGCCGACAAGATCAAAGAATTAAAGATGGGAGCTTTCTGGAGCGTGGCGCAGGGATCGGACGAGCCGCCCGCGCTGATCGTCATGCGCTACGAACCTGAGGCTGCCCCCGGGAAACCTGTGCTGGGACTGGTGGGGAAGGGAATTACGTTCGACACCGGCGGCATCTCGATCAAGCCCGCCGATGGCATGGAGAAGATGAAGTACGACATGGCCGGGGGCGCCACGATGATTGGGGTTATGCGCGCGATTGCGCTGCTGAAGCCGAAGATCAAGGTCATCGGCATCGTGTGCGCCACGGAAAATATGCCTTCGGGAAAAGCGCAGAAGCCGGGCGACGTGCAGATTGCGATGTCGGGCAAATCGATCGAGATCATTAATACCGATGCTGAAGGCCGGTTGGTGTTGGCCGACGGACTTTATTACGCGCGCCAATTGGGTTGCACCCACCTGGTCGACGCGGCCACGCTGACCGGTGCGGTGGTAGTCGCCCTCGGTTATAACAACGCGGGAATCTTCGCCAATGACGACGACATATATAAGCGCTTCCACGCCGCCAATGAGACAGCGGGCGAAAAGATGTGGCGCATGCCGCTCGACGACGAATACAAAGAACAAATCCGTTCCGGAATCGCCGACATCATTAACTCCGGCGGACGTTGGGGAGGCGCCATCACTGCCGCCATGTTCCTGAAAGAATTCGCCGAAGATACTCCGTGGATTCATCTCGACATTGCCGGCACCGCGTGGATGGAAGAGCAGAAACCGTGGATCGCGAAAGGCCCATCGGGTATAGCTGTGCGCAGCCTGGTGGAATTCGTGAAGAGCTACGCGGAATAA
- a CDS encoding M1 family metallopeptidase: MQIRWKVVPVVATVALGFAALTSRETATAASPQATAPAVKSPLLAKDARNGAPALGALSIPDTTLAINSPTPMSQRIVHYEIDAKYDAAKHTIDATEVLTYRNLTGQALDHFPFHLYQNAFQPKATFVRESKIEGSRDTSYDKWDEKEYGSEDIKSIEVAGQGDVTGQLQFIAPDDGNKDDKTVVDVRVPKPIAPGAYVQFKIAFHDQMPETQARSGWKRDFLLGGQWFPKVGVWWNGAWNCHQYHATTEFFADFGVYDVKLTVPQYEVIGASGVEVGSVNNPDSTKTVTYHGDDIHDFAWTVSPRYKVRESTYQAQMGPIKLRFLMQPAHWSQAERHEKITRESLDHFEKWYGPYPYKTLTVVDPEPGSAAGGMEYPTFITGDSSWFMPDGVYLPEIVVEHEFGHQYWYGMVATNEFEDAWMDEGINSYTEVKVLDSILGKHTSFLNQAGITLSEREEQRVSYIGVADRDPIAQKAYDYYSFNSYGGITYGKTASALLTLEGIVGEDTMAKAMHVYFMKYRFTHPTKEDFLKTIEEVSGQNLRWYFNQAIYGSQVMDYEALKVDSFPVNWYEEKKDKDKKGEKKSDKDDTIYQSYVSLGRKEDFVMPVVVEIKFDNGEKLREQWDGQSRWIRYAYRKKAKVVSAEIDPDHTVQIDRNNFNNSYVVEANSRPANKLSNYWLFATQWISQALAWWAV; this comes from the coding sequence ATGCAGATTCGATGGAAGGTTGTCCCTGTGGTTGCCACCGTGGCATTGGGATTCGCTGCGCTGACGAGCCGCGAAACCGCAACCGCGGCTTCGCCACAAGCTACGGCTCCTGCGGTCAAATCCCCACTTCTCGCAAAGGACGCGAGAAATGGCGCACCCGCCCTGGGGGCACTTTCTATTCCCGACACTACGCTGGCCATCAACTCGCCGACGCCCATGTCGCAACGTATCGTGCACTACGAGATTGATGCCAAATACGACGCGGCCAAGCACACCATCGACGCGACCGAGGTGCTCACCTATCGCAACCTGACCGGGCAAGCGCTCGACCACTTCCCTTTCCATCTTTATCAGAATGCGTTTCAACCCAAGGCCACTTTCGTCCGCGAGTCCAAAATTGAGGGTAGCCGCGATACCAGCTATGACAAATGGGACGAGAAAGAATACGGCTCGGAAGACATCAAGAGCATAGAAGTGGCTGGGCAAGGCGACGTGACCGGGCAGTTGCAATTCATCGCGCCCGACGATGGCAACAAAGACGACAAGACCGTCGTCGACGTACGCGTACCCAAGCCAATCGCTCCCGGCGCCTACGTGCAGTTCAAGATTGCCTTCCACGACCAGATGCCGGAGACGCAGGCGCGCTCGGGGTGGAAGCGTGACTTCCTGCTGGGCGGGCAGTGGTTTCCAAAAGTTGGCGTTTGGTGGAACGGAGCGTGGAATTGCCACCAGTATCATGCGACTACCGAATTCTTCGCTGACTTCGGCGTTTACGATGTAAAGCTCACGGTCCCGCAATACGAAGTGATCGGCGCCAGCGGCGTAGAAGTCGGCAGCGTGAACAATCCTGACAGCACAAAGACTGTCACCTATCACGGCGACGACATTCATGACTTCGCCTGGACTGTCAGCCCGCGCTACAAAGTGCGCGAGAGTACTTACCAGGCGCAGATGGGCCCGATCAAGCTGCGCTTTCTGATGCAGCCCGCACACTGGAGCCAGGCCGAGCGCCACGAAAAAATCACCCGCGAATCGCTGGATCATTTTGAAAAATGGTACGGACCCTATCCTTATAAGACGTTGACCGTGGTGGATCCTGAGCCTGGTTCGGCGGCCGGTGGAATGGAATACCCCACGTTCATCACCGGGGACTCCAGTTGGTTCATGCCGGACGGCGTCTACCTGCCCGAAATTGTGGTGGAGCACGAATTTGGCCATCAGTACTGGTACGGCATGGTCGCCACCAACGAATTTGAAGACGCCTGGATGGATGAAGGCATCAACAGTTACACCGAAGTAAAAGTATTGGATTCGATTCTTGGGAAACATACTTCCTTTCTGAATCAGGCGGGCATCACCCTCAGCGAACGGGAAGAGCAACGTGTGAGTTACATCGGCGTCGCCGATCGCGATCCCATCGCGCAGAAGGCTTACGACTACTACAGTTTCAATTCTTATGGTGGCATCACCTATGGAAAAACAGCCAGCGCGTTGCTAACCCTCGAAGGAATCGTCGGGGAAGACACCATGGCCAAGGCCATGCATGTGTATTTCATGAAGTATCGCTTCACCCATCCCACCAAAGAAGACTTCCTGAAGACGATCGAAGAAGTTTCCGGCCAGAACCTGCGCTGGTACTTCAACCAGGCCATCTACGGATCGCAGGTTATGGATTATGAAGCGCTGAAAGTCGATTCCTTCCCCGTGAACTGGTACGAAGAGAAAAAAGACAAAGATAAGAAAGGCGAAAAGAAAAGCGACAAAGACGACACCATCTATCAGTCCTACGTATCTCTGGGTCGCAAGGAAGACTTCGTGATGCCGGTCGTGGTGGAGATCAAATTCGACAACGGCGAAAAGCTCCGCGAGCAGTGGGACGGGCAGAGCCGCTGGATCCGGTACGCGTATCGAAAGAAAGCCAAGGTTGTCTCCGCCGAGATCGACCCCGACCATACCGTCCAAATCGACCGCAACAACTTCAATAATAGCTATGTCGTCGAGGCGAATTCCAGACCGGCAAACAAACTCTCGAACTATTGGCTGTTCGCAACCCAGTGGATCAGCCAGGCGCTGGCATGGTGGGCGGTTTAG
- a CDS encoding sigma 54-interacting transcriptional regulator, translating to MTARESQNEVDEAAQSGADAAAELDASTLPENEVLDAPEPYRSREELERTLKEAQSSEALLRKIIDTIPTQAYCNLPDGTNEFSNKRWEDYTGLSSEESRGYGWQAAFHPEDLPRAMDKWLELLAAGEPGEVQARLRRHDGRFRWFLFRTEPLRDAKGKIVRWYATATDIEDLRQTEEKLRESERELRRTIDAIPHEIVVQDPSGVPLWANQATLDYTGLPADDIVRPGFRERIFHPDDIERLREERRAALARGAPFEIEQRALGSDGRYRWFLIRYNPLLDSGGNVVRWYATGTDIDDRKRTETLHAAEKRTLEMIADGASLKEVLDQLCSSIDAQVAPSVTTVLLMDADGKHLFQGGGPRVPREWIAAIMPVPVAFEAGLCGTAAFLKKRVVVPDVGTEPNWPNQYRDLAIRNGILAAWSEPILTKDKEVLGAFALYSHESRVPTEKDLALIEGAGHVARIAIERQRSQEALRNALDRLRLLFDVQQALVANLDLASLFGSLAERLRDVTGCDLIGLSLPDRTSGQLRQRLVNYREGRGSITEGLIVPLYGTASGKAFRTRELVYMDGSQGESPDPEIYNTAEGKRFYDLLLKEGVPSGYFLPLINKGEAIAVLQLTKYAGGKFRTQQADFLKALASQLAIAVANALEHGAVSAARDQLVREQVYLREEIERSSMFEEIVGSSDTLRKVLMEVSKVAPADSTVLIQGETGTGKELIARAIHNRSKRSSRAFIRVNCAAIPPSLIASELFGHEKGAFTGATQRRVGRFESADGGTIFLDEIGELPHEAQVALLRVLQEREFERVGGNQSISVDVRVLAATNRDLSAAVSEGAFREDLFYRLNVFPIQLPPLRDRAGDIPLLVEYLVERYAQKAGKRVRYISKETLDLFQNYEWPGNVRELQNVVERAVILSEGDIFSVDAPWLAPAPSKSKGSNVPLHADLAKREKAVIEDALREAKGLIGGPKGAAAKLGVPRQTLESKIRKLGIDRYHFKVS from the coding sequence ATGACGGCTCGTGAATCGCAGAACGAAGTGGACGAAGCGGCACAATCCGGGGCAGACGCCGCTGCGGAACTCGATGCAAGTACGCTCCCGGAAAATGAGGTCCTTGATGCGCCCGAGCCGTACCGGAGCCGGGAGGAGCTGGAGAGGACTCTGAAAGAAGCGCAAAGCTCGGAGGCTTTGCTTCGCAAAATTATTGACACCATTCCGACGCAAGCCTACTGCAATTTGCCGGACGGCACGAACGAGTTCTCGAATAAACGATGGGAGGACTACACCGGTCTCTCCTCCGAGGAGTCCCGCGGTTACGGGTGGCAAGCTGCCTTTCATCCTGAAGACTTACCCCGAGCGATGGATAAATGGCTGGAATTGCTGGCCGCAGGTGAACCGGGTGAAGTTCAGGCGCGTCTTCGCCGTCATGATGGACGGTTTCGCTGGTTTCTGTTTCGTACGGAGCCGTTACGCGATGCGAAAGGCAAGATCGTCAGGTGGTACGCAACAGCTACTGACATCGAAGATCTCAGGCAAACTGAAGAGAAGCTGCGGGAAAGTGAACGCGAGCTTCGGCGCACCATTGACGCGATCCCGCACGAAATCGTCGTGCAGGATCCCAGTGGTGTTCCGCTATGGGCGAACCAAGCGACGCTCGACTATACGGGCCTACCTGCCGACGATATCGTCAGGCCAGGATTTCGTGAACGAATCTTTCATCCGGACGATATTGAGAGATTGCGAGAAGAACGTCGGGCTGCCCTTGCGCGCGGGGCTCCTTTTGAAATCGAGCAGCGGGCACTCGGCAGCGATGGCAGGTATCGGTGGTTCCTGATTCGTTACAACCCACTGCTAGACAGCGGGGGGAACGTCGTTCGCTGGTATGCAACGGGCACAGACATTGACGATCGCAAGCGGACCGAAACCTTGCATGCCGCCGAAAAGCGGACGCTGGAGATGATCGCCGATGGCGCAAGCCTTAAAGAGGTTTTGGACCAATTGTGCAGTTCTATCGACGCACAGGTTGCTCCCTCTGTAACGACAGTTCTGCTGATGGACGCCGATGGTAAGCATCTTTTTCAGGGCGGTGGTCCTCGGGTTCCACGCGAGTGGATTGCAGCGATCATGCCGGTGCCCGTTGCTTTCGAGGCAGGTTTATGTGGAACGGCCGCGTTCTTAAAGAAGCGCGTAGTCGTCCCCGACGTCGGCACAGAGCCAAACTGGCCGAATCAATATCGCGATCTGGCCATCCGCAATGGGATTCTGGCCGCATGGTCGGAGCCGATCCTTACCAAGGATAAGGAAGTGCTGGGGGCTTTTGCGCTTTACTCGCACGAGTCGCGAGTTCCCACTGAGAAAGATCTAGCACTCATCGAAGGGGCAGGTCACGTCGCGCGAATTGCAATTGAACGGCAACGATCCCAGGAAGCCCTTAGAAATGCGCTCGACCGCTTACGACTGCTTTTCGATGTGCAGCAGGCGCTGGTTGCGAACCTGGATCTTGCCAGCCTGTTTGGGTCATTGGCGGAGCGGTTGCGGGATGTAACCGGCTGCGACCTGATTGGCCTCTCGCTGCCCGACCGAACAAGTGGGCAACTCCGGCAACGATTGGTCAACTATCGCGAAGGTAGAGGTTCGATTACGGAAGGCCTCATTGTGCCACTGTACGGGACTGCCTCGGGAAAAGCATTTCGAACGCGAGAGCTTGTGTATATGGATGGCTCTCAAGGTGAGAGCCCGGATCCGGAAATCTACAATACGGCGGAAGGCAAGCGTTTCTACGATCTGCTGCTAAAAGAAGGGGTCCCGAGCGGCTATTTCTTGCCATTAATCAACAAGGGTGAAGCGATCGCGGTCTTGCAACTGACAAAATACGCCGGCGGCAAATTCAGGACGCAGCAAGCCGATTTCCTGAAGGCATTGGCTAGCCAGTTGGCGATCGCTGTGGCTAACGCCTTAGAGCACGGTGCGGTCTCGGCTGCGCGCGACCAGTTGGTCCGGGAGCAAGTCTATCTAAGAGAAGAGATTGAGCGCTCTTCGATGTTTGAGGAGATTGTGGGATCGTCCGACACATTGCGAAAGGTGTTAATGGAAGTGTCGAAAGTGGCTCCTGCCGACTCCACGGTTCTGATCCAGGGAGAGACTGGAACTGGCAAAGAGTTGATTGCCCGCGCTATTCACAATCGATCCAAACGGTCAAGTCGTGCCTTTATTCGGGTTAACTGTGCCGCGATTCCGCCGTCGCTGATCGCCTCCGAACTCTTTGGACATGAAAAAGGCGCTTTCACAGGAGCGACACAGCGGCGGGTGGGTCGCTTTGAATCGGCCGACGGGGGAACCATCTTTCTGGATGAGATTGGAGAATTACCTCACGAGGCTCAGGTCGCGTTGCTGCGAGTTCTCCAGGAGCGGGAATTTGAACGGGTCGGCGGAAATCAATCGATCTCCGTCGACGTGCGAGTACTTGCAGCGACAAATCGGGATCTGAGCGCGGCGGTGTCGGAAGGAGCATTCCGGGAAGACCTCTTTTATCGTCTCAACGTTTTCCCGATTCAGTTGCCACCGCTGCGCGATCGAGCCGGTGACATTCCTTTGCTGGTGGAATATCTGGTAGAGCGGTACGCGCAGAAAGCCGGCAAAAGGGTCCGTTACATCAGTAAAGAAACTCTGGATCTGTTCCAGAACTATGAATGGCCCGGCAACGTCCGCGAATTGCAGAATGTAGTGGAACGAGCTGTGATCCTCAGCGAGGGCGACATTTTTTCCGTGGACGCTCCCTGGCTTGCGCCGGCGCCTTCTAAATCTAAGGGATCGAACGTTCCCTTACATGCCGATCTTGCAAAGCGGGAAAAAGCGGTTATAGAAGATGCCCTGCGCGAGGCCAAAGGACTGATTGGGGGACCTAAGGGTGCTGCCGCAAAACTGGGTGTCCCCCGACAAACGCTGGAGTCCAAGATCAGGAAATTAGGAATCGATCGATATCATTTCAAGGTCTCATAG
- a CDS encoding alpha/beta hydrolase has translation MNAIATAEYTAITVPTKFVEANGIRFAYRRWGKKGKLPLVFNQHYTGNLDNWDPAVLDGLAKEREIIIFNNAGVASSTGEVANTFAGMAKNAEAFIDALGLKQVDLLGFSIGGMVAQQIVVDRPELVRKLILVGTEPRNQDAGNGQGHITPETASIFGASYNPPENLWLKVFFTDSEKSQAAGREFLKRYLSRTEDPDATVSEKAAGAQIAAVSQWGAHPGERFAYLKNIQQPTLVVSGTHDVIVYTVNSLHLVQNMPNAKLILYPDSNHGSWYQNYEDFVFEANRFLNASDGIVSNSGTAAAD, from the coding sequence ATGAACGCTATCGCGACTGCCGAATACACGGCCATTACTGTTCCTACCAAATTTGTTGAGGCGAACGGTATCCGTTTTGCGTACCGTCGCTGGGGTAAGAAGGGAAAGCTACCGCTCGTATTCAACCAGCACTACACGGGCAACCTCGACAACTGGGATCCAGCAGTTCTCGACGGTCTGGCTAAAGAGCGCGAGATCATCATCTTCAACAACGCGGGCGTTGCCAGTTCCACGGGTGAAGTCGCGAATACGTTTGCAGGCATGGCGAAGAATGCGGAGGCGTTCATCGACGCACTGGGTCTCAAGCAGGTGGATCTTCTCGGCTTCTCCATCGGGGGCATGGTGGCGCAGCAGATTGTGGTGGACCGTCCTGAACTGGTACGAAAATTGATCCTGGTGGGAACGGAGCCGCGAAACCAGGATGCCGGCAATGGGCAAGGCCACATCACTCCGGAGACCGCGTCGATCTTTGGCGCTAGTTACAATCCGCCCGAGAATCTTTGGCTGAAAGTATTCTTCACCGATTCGGAGAAGAGCCAGGCGGCAGGCCGCGAATTCCTCAAGCGTTATCTTTCGCGCACTGAAGACCCCGATGCCACCGTCAGCGAAAAGGCGGCTGGCGCACAAATTGCGGCGGTCAGTCAGTGGGGCGCGCACCCGGGAGAGCGCTTCGCCTATCTCAAGAACATTCAACAGCCCACGCTCGTCGTGAGCGGAACCCACGACGTAATTGTTTATACGGTAAACTCGCTTCATCTCGTTCAGAACATGCCAAACGCGAAGCTGATTTTGTATCCGGACTCCAACCACGGATCCTGGTACCAGAATTACGAGGACTTCGTCTTCGAAGCGAATCGTTTTCTAAACGCGAGCGATGGAATTGTTTCGAACTCTGGAACTGCCGCAGCGGATTAA
- a CDS encoding NAD(P)-dependent oxidoreductase, whose product MKIGFIGLGNMGSAMAMNLLKAGHDLTVYNRTPEKARLLLEQGARAAGNPAETSRADIVFTMLADDHAVESVVFGESGILANLRPRSVHISSSTISVALSEKLTAAHEKQNQQFISAPVFGRPDAAQAGKLFVVVAGLNDAVERCTPLFDAIGQRTFRFGEQPSIANLIKLSGNFLIASVLESLSEAMALVAKAGIDQHQYLDFLTSTLFVAPVYKTYGGLIADKRFQPAGFAAPLGLKDVRLTLAAGEQLRVPLPLASLIRDRFLALLARGGDSLDWSAISQIAAEDSGQSGTPGQAALSRPDGIKR is encoded by the coding sequence ATGAAAATCGGATTCATTGGTCTTGGAAACATGGGCTCGGCAATGGCGATGAACCTGCTCAAGGCCGGACACGACCTTACCGTATATAATCGCACGCCCGAAAAAGCCAGGCTCCTTCTCGAGCAAGGCGCCCGCGCCGCCGGCAACCCGGCCGAAACCTCCCGTGCAGACATCGTATTCACCATGCTCGCCGACGATCATGCCGTTGAAAGCGTAGTCTTCGGCGAATCGGGAATCCTGGCGAATTTGCGCCCGCGATCGGTCCATATTTCTTCCAGCACAATCAGCGTCGCTCTCTCCGAGAAACTCACAGCCGCTCACGAAAAGCAGAACCAGCAATTTATTTCCGCTCCTGTCTTCGGACGTCCGGACGCCGCCCAAGCTGGCAAGCTGTTCGTTGTCGTCGCCGGTCTTAACGATGCCGTCGAGCGTTGCACCCCTCTATTCGACGCCATCGGTCAACGCACGTTCCGCTTTGGAGAGCAGCCTTCGATCGCCAATCTGATTAAGCTCAGCGGGAATTTCCTCATCGCATCGGTGCTTGAGTCCCTCAGCGAAGCCATGGCGCTCGTCGCCAAAGCTGGAATCGATCAGCATCAGTATCTGGATTTTCTCACTTCGACTCTTTTCGTCGCGCCGGTTTATAAAACGTATGGCGGACTTATCGCTGACAAACGATTTCAGCCGGCGGGCTTCGCCGCACCGCTCGGGCTCAAAGATGTTCGCCTCACTCTCGCGGCTGGCGAGCAACTTCGCGTTCCACTTCCGCTTGCCAGCCTCATTCGCGACCGCTTTTTGGCCCTGCTCGCCCGGGGCGGCGACTCCCTCGACTGGTCGGCGATTTCGCAAATTGCAGCGGAAGATTCAGGCCAGAGCGGCACACCTGGTCAGGCTGCATTATCCAGACCGGACGGGATCAAACGCTAG
- a CDS encoding 3-oxoacyl-ACP reductase family protein, protein MDRERKKLRKWRKTMSTKLEGKVALVTGGSRGIGAAIAKRLAADGADIAITYTQGKDTAASVVKEIERAGRKAIAIQADATNADAVKAAVEKTVATFGRLDVLINNAGTAIPKPFEETTLEELDRVIDINIRGTFITTQAALKHLKNDGRIITMGSCVGERVMTPGLVPYSATKGAIKVFAQALSREVGSRGITVNNIQPGPIDTDLNPAAGDWAVPQKANTALNRYGHVENVAELVAFVASPEAAYITGASLTVDGGTNA, encoded by the coding sequence TTGGATCGCGAAAGAAAAAAATTAAGAAAGTGGAGAAAAACAATGTCAACGAAACTCGAAGGAAAGGTCGCACTCGTTACCGGCGGCTCGCGGGGCATCGGCGCCGCAATTGCTAAGCGCCTGGCCGCCGACGGAGCGGACATTGCGATTACATACACGCAAGGCAAGGACACGGCAGCGTCTGTGGTCAAAGAGATTGAACGTGCAGGGCGAAAGGCGATCGCGATCCAGGCTGACGCTACCAACGCGGATGCCGTCAAAGCGGCGGTCGAAAAGACGGTCGCGACCTTTGGTCGACTCGATGTGCTCATCAATAACGCAGGCACGGCCATTCCAAAGCCTTTCGAGGAGACCACGCTCGAAGAACTGGACCGCGTGATTGACATCAATATCCGGGGGACGTTTATCACCACGCAGGCAGCTCTGAAGCACCTCAAGAACGACGGCCGGATCATCACGATGGGGTCGTGCGTTGGCGAGCGTGTCATGACGCCGGGCTTAGTGCCGTACTCGGCGACCAAGGGGGCCATCAAGGTGTTTGCTCAAGCATTGTCGAGAGAAGTGGGAAGCCGGGGCATCACCGTGAATAACATCCAGCCTGGTCCAATTGACACAGATCTTAATCCTGCTGCCGGTGACTGGGCAGTGCCACAGAAGGCCAACACAGCATTGAACCGCTATGGACATGTCGAAAATGTCGCCGAACTAGTGGCTTTTGTTGCCAGCCCGGAAGCGGCGTACATCACGGGCGCGAGTTTGACGGTCGACGGCGGCACCAACGCCTGA
- a CDS encoding SDR family oxidoreductase, protein MASSLEGKTALVTGASRGIGRATALALAEAGARVLVHYGKSASDAESVITDIRSKRGRADLVQADLGTPEGPVLLAKAVRSLIGERLDVLVLNAGITKAATIKDYTVEDFDNLFATNVRGPFFLVQQLLPLLGDGSNIVLTSSLGAHFVVGTTDLEKPSILAYAATKGAIETLVKNWAAILGPRGIRVNAVAPGVIDTDMSNFTKTEAGRNTALGMQALKRIGKAEDVADVIAFLASDGARWITGASIPVDGGSKL, encoded by the coding sequence ATGGCTTCTTCTCTTGAAGGCAAGACTGCTCTTGTAACGGGTGCATCGCGTGGGATTGGGCGAGCGACCGCATTGGCTCTTGCCGAAGCTGGCGCCCGCGTTCTGGTTCACTACGGAAAATCCGCGTCGGATGCGGAATCTGTCATCACCGACATTCGGTCGAAACGAGGGCGGGCGGATCTCGTTCAAGCGGACTTGGGAACTCCGGAAGGCCCAGTCCTGCTGGCGAAGGCGGTGCGCTCTCTTATTGGAGAGCGATTGGATGTGCTGGTGTTGAATGCTGGAATTACAAAAGCAGCGACAATCAAGGACTATACCGTAGAAGACTTTGACAATCTCTTCGCCACGAACGTGCGAGGTCCGTTCTTTCTCGTCCAACAGCTACTGCCCCTTCTCGGCGACGGCTCGAACATCGTTCTGACTTCATCGCTGGGAGCCCATTTCGTTGTCGGAACAACCGATTTAGAGAAACCTTCGATTCTCGCCTACGCCGCCACGAAGGGAGCGATCGAGACGCTCGTCAAGAATTGGGCAGCCATTCTCGGTCCGCGCGGCATTCGCGTCAATGCGGTCGCGCCGGGGGTGATCGACACGGACATGTCGAACTTCACGAAAACGGAGGCGGGCCGCAACACCGCGCTTGGAATGCAGGCACTCAAGCGAATCGGGAAGGCGGAAGATGTCGCCGATGTCATCGCTTTCCTGGCCTCAGACGGAGCGCGCTGGATTACGGGAGCAAGCATTCCGGTTGATGGCGGATCGAAGCTCTAG